Proteins encoded by one window of Vibrio rumoiensis:
- a CDS encoding DeoR/GlpR family DNA-binding transcription regulator, translated as MLQQVRQAEILKIAETDGSVIVNDLAERLQCSKETIRRDITALTKQHLLVRTYGGALYSNAMLSVDHNEKTSTNLVSNEHPIGKEQVGFYRRKQQNAEAKMALAKIALSHIQPHDFILLDGSSTSWFLARQLPDITMTVLTPSLEHIHALASKSNIRLVCLGGDFSPTDSCFLGKLAQRALSEFNVDKLFISCSGYNEEGISETSQHTMELKRTMIEVSKKVYLLADNAKYKNVAPYQCVGFNKIDVAILDNEPGADLRREFAWNNVTPLIT; from the coding sequence ATGCTACAACAAGTTCGACAGGCTGAAATTCTAAAAATTGCAGAGACGGACGGCTCCGTTATCGTTAACGATTTAGCCGAACGGCTTCAGTGCTCTAAAGAGACAATAAGACGCGACATAACAGCACTGACAAAACAGCATCTGCTGGTACGTACTTACGGAGGTGCATTGTATTCCAATGCCATGTTAAGTGTTGATCATAACGAGAAAACGTCAACCAATTTAGTAAGCAACGAACATCCCATAGGTAAAGAACAAGTCGGTTTTTATCGCCGAAAACAACAAAATGCGGAAGCAAAGATGGCACTGGCCAAGATTGCTCTCTCTCATATTCAACCGCATGATTTTATTTTACTTGATGGTAGCTCGACTTCATGGTTCTTAGCTAGGCAGTTGCCCGATATAACAATGACAGTACTAACACCATCGCTTGAACATATTCATGCGCTTGCTTCCAAGTCGAACATACGCTTGGTGTGCTTAGGTGGTGATTTTTCACCGACCGACTCGTGTTTCTTGGGCAAATTGGCTCAACGTGCATTAAGTGAATTTAACGTTGATAAGTTGTTTATTTCTTGTTCTGGATACAACGAAGAAGGAATTAGTGAAACCAGCCAACATACGATGGAATTAAAGCGGACCATGATTGAAGTGAGCAAGAAGGTCTACTTACTTGCTGATAACGCGAAATATAAAAATGTAGCTCCTTATCAATGTGTAGGATTCAATAAAATTGATGTAGCGATCTTAGACAATGAACCAGGAGCAGATCTTAGGCGAGAATTCGCCTGGAACAACGTGACACCTCTTATTACATAA
- a CDS encoding sugar ABC transporter ATP-binding protein, with protein MDTHFNDGTDHYIRISKLTKSFGGHKALNDVDFTLNYGEVRCLAGTNGSGKSTLIKIICGVHKPDPGAQISIDGVATHNITPNTACELGVQVIYQDLSLFPNLSVAENIAFTTQLTHRFSLFKRKNAHDIAQRLIEEFQFDLDLDARVEDLPIAQRQQIAICRALVSEAKLVIMDEPTASLTRTEVNQLLSTVNRLKAKGIAVIFVSHKLDEVLEISDNVSVIKDGVMVGTYPAAEVTPLRLTELMTGLSISHQKRNVEVAKDAPVVMKVEGLIRANQYQDINFELKLGQVIGLCGLLGSGRTELALSLFGITKPDSGRIFIDGIETQFENHQDAIKKGIGYVSEDRLTLGLILEQSVSDNTVVSIMDQLVTPAGLIDEPLRQKTVSEWIQNMGVKVADLSLPISSLSGGNQQKVVLAKWILTQPKILILDSPTVGVDVGAKDSIYQLVEQLSRQGVSVILISDEVSEVYYNCDKVFHFEQGKIISEFDTHSVTEHELMETING; from the coding sequence ATGGATACTCATTTTAATGATGGTACGGATCACTACATCCGTATATCAAAACTAACCAAATCCTTTGGAGGGCACAAAGCTCTCAATGATGTGGACTTTACACTTAATTATGGCGAAGTTCGTTGTTTAGCTGGCACGAATGGGTCAGGTAAGAGCACACTTATCAAAATTATTTGTGGTGTACATAAGCCCGATCCTGGCGCTCAAATCAGTATTGATGGTGTCGCTACACATAATATTACGCCGAACACAGCATGTGAACTTGGCGTACAGGTCATCTATCAAGATTTATCTCTTTTTCCCAACTTGTCGGTGGCTGAAAATATTGCGTTTACAACTCAGTTGACGCACCGCTTTTCCTTATTTAAACGTAAGAATGCTCATGATATTGCTCAACGTCTAATAGAGGAATTTCAGTTTGATCTCGACCTTGATGCCCGAGTAGAAGATCTGCCTATTGCACAGCGACAACAAATCGCCATCTGTCGTGCATTAGTCTCTGAAGCTAAGCTCGTGATAATGGATGAACCTACGGCCTCACTGACGCGTACAGAGGTCAATCAACTACTCTCGACTGTCAATCGTCTTAAAGCTAAAGGTATTGCAGTCATTTTTGTCAGCCACAAACTTGATGAAGTGCTAGAGATCTCCGACAACGTGTCTGTCATCAAAGATGGAGTGATGGTCGGTACCTATCCTGCTGCCGAAGTGACGCCGTTACGACTAACCGAGTTAATGACAGGACTTAGTATTTCACACCAAAAGCGTAACGTTGAAGTAGCAAAAGATGCCCCCGTTGTGATGAAAGTAGAAGGTTTAATTCGCGCTAATCAATACCAAGATATTAATTTCGAACTCAAGCTAGGACAAGTCATTGGCCTATGTGGTTTATTAGGCTCGGGTCGCACCGAGTTGGCGTTATCTTTGTTTGGTATTACCAAACCGGATTCTGGCCGAATATTTATAGATGGCATAGAAACGCAATTTGAAAACCATCAGGACGCTATCAAAAAAGGGATTGGTTATGTATCAGAAGACCGACTCACTTTAGGGCTCATTCTCGAACAATCCGTGAGTGATAACACCGTGGTCTCGATTATGGATCAGCTCGTCACTCCTGCGGGGCTTATTGATGAACCTCTCAGACAGAAAACCGTCTCGGAATGGATTCAAAATATGGGCGTAAAGGTCGCTGATCTCTCCTTACCCATTTCATCCTTGTCGGGAGGAAATCAACAAAAAGTTGTTCTTGCGAAATGGATCTTGACCCAACCGAAAATCCTTATTTTAGATTCACCAACAGTCGGTGTGGATGTGGGCGCTAAAGACAGTATCTATCAATTAGTTGAGCAGCTTTCTCGCCAAGGCGTTTCCGTTATTTTGATCTCTGATGAAGTGTCTGAGGTGTATTACAACTGCGATAAAGTTTTCCACTTTGAACAAGGAAAAATCATATCGGAATTTGATACACACTCTGTTACAGAACATGAACTGATGGAGACCATCAATGGATAA
- the alsE gene encoding D-allulose 6-phosphate 3-epimerase, whose amino-acid sequence MNFKIAPSLMCMNLMDLPSELAFLNKRIDFYHVDIMDGHFVPNLTLSPYFVSQISPYTTAPIDCHLMVTNPENLIDPLISAGADMISMQCEVIGNQAFRLINKIKEAGKQVGIVINPATPLNQIEAYLSHLDKVTVMTVDPGFAGQTFIPESLDKVRALVKLREKHSYKYLIEVDGSCNKTTYQRMYAAGAEVLVMGSSGLFGINGDLPSSWKKMVDDMATAVMEAI is encoded by the coding sequence ATGAACTTTAAAATTGCACCATCACTAATGTGTATGAATCTAATGGATCTGCCATCCGAATTAGCATTTCTCAATAAACGTATAGATTTTTATCATGTCGATATTATGGATGGCCACTTTGTGCCAAATCTGACTTTGTCACCTTATTTTGTCAGTCAGATCAGCCCATACACTACCGCGCCCATTGATTGTCATCTTATGGTTACCAATCCTGAAAACTTGATTGATCCTTTGATTTCGGCCGGAGCCGATATGATCTCAATGCAGTGTGAGGTGATTGGAAATCAAGCGTTTAGACTTATTAATAAAATAAAAGAAGCTGGAAAACAAGTGGGTATTGTCATTAACCCCGCAACACCTCTGAATCAAATAGAAGCTTACCTTAGTCATCTTGATAAGGTGACAGTGATGACAGTGGATCCTGGTTTTGCTGGTCAAACTTTTATTCCTGAAAGCCTAGATAAAGTCCGCGCGTTAGTCAAACTGCGTGAGAAGCATAGTTATAAATACTTAATCGAAGTGGATGGTTCGTGCAATAAAACAACTTATCAGCGTATGTACGCCGCAGGAGCTGAAGTGTTGGTCATGGGTTCAAGTGGGCTATTTGGTATCAACGGTGACTTACCAAGCTCGTGGAAAAAAATGGTCGATGATATGGCAACAGCCGTTATGGAGGCTATATGA
- a CDS encoding helix-turn-helix domain-containing protein, producing the protein MNPKVLQLRNLTSKLESDIHEVFEEMLSNVETSSNRPISSYSIYETNTLIDDMQSRKKSISLEDLELQTDISKSTIKRMLKDPSKTSLDNFLAVASELGMKIWIEK; encoded by the coding sequence ATGAATCCTAAAGTGCTACAACTTCGCAATCTCACCAGTAAGCTTGAGTCCGACATTCACGAAGTTTTCGAAGAGATGCTTAGCAACGTAGAAACCTCAAGCAACCGTCCTATTTCAAGTTACTCAATTTACGAGACGAACACTCTGATTGATGATATGCAATCACGAAAGAAAAGTATCTCATTAGAAGACCTTGAATTGCAGACGGATATTTCTAAATCAACGATAAAACGAATGCTTAAAGATCCAAGTAAGACTTCGCTAGATAACTTTTTAGCCGTTGCTAGTGAACTAGGAATGAAAATATGGATAGAAAAGTAA
- a CDS encoding type II toxin-antitoxin system HipA family toxin: MNPSNRSLISLDELNEQNREQVEYKKGEIKKLLGSNRFQIQLPFSRAEFVTELPKKQKGMSISGYQPKLSLAINDDHQLGVAVDKALFILKPSPEEFPHLAENEHATMLVMKFLGFDTPPFGLVRFNDQDGEGELAFMIRRYDRLNAGEEAIHQEQLDAAMGVREKYGKTEGDAEGYVSYEQACKFLINKVDGSLNFKKELFNRILVAYFLGNNDLHLRNIGLLLPEQENTRLAPIYDYVSIAPYPGYIANESPLALPLLASEEGDNCNTSGYQSHSTYTGYDFLTFAQNIGLNPKLATKMIKDLCAKQEAILDIYRNSFMLPEHVEKVAEWIFSRINYLGQLEHVTI; this comes from the coding sequence ATGAATCCGAGCAATAGAAGTCTTATTAGCCTTGATGAGCTCAATGAGCAAAATAGAGAGCAAGTCGAGTATAAAAAAGGGGAGATCAAAAAACTACTAGGTTCAAATCGATTTCAGATCCAATTACCTTTTTCGCGAGCTGAATTTGTTACGGAGTTACCAAAGAAACAAAAAGGGATGAGTATTTCCGGTTATCAACCGAAGCTTTCTCTTGCGATTAATGACGATCATCAGCTAGGGGTGGCGGTGGATAAGGCTCTATTTATTCTCAAGCCTTCACCAGAAGAATTTCCTCATCTTGCCGAAAACGAACACGCAACAATGTTAGTCATGAAATTCCTCGGTTTCGATACACCTCCATTTGGATTAGTTAGGTTCAACGATCAAGACGGCGAAGGTGAACTCGCCTTTATGATTAGGCGCTATGACCGCTTAAACGCAGGTGAAGAGGCGATCCATCAGGAACAGCTGGATGCCGCAATGGGTGTACGGGAGAAGTACGGGAAGACAGAAGGCGATGCCGAGGGATATGTGAGCTACGAGCAAGCCTGTAAGTTCTTAATAAATAAAGTAGACGGCAGCTTAAACTTTAAAAAAGAACTATTTAACCGAATACTCGTCGCCTACTTTCTCGGTAATAATGACCTACACCTTAGAAATATTGGTTTACTGCTACCGGAACAGGAGAACACTCGACTTGCGCCAATCTATGATTACGTGTCTATAGCGCCTTATCCAGGCTACATCGCAAACGAGAGCCCATTAGCATTACCTCTTCTCGCTAGTGAAGAAGGCGATAATTGCAATACCAGTGGCTATCAATCACATAGTACCTACACCGGCTATGACTTTTTAACCTTCGCACAAAATATTGGTCTCAACCCTAAACTAGCGACTAAAATGATCAAAGATTTGTGTGCTAAGCAAGAGGCAATTCTCGATATTTACCGTAATAGTTTCATGCTGCCAGAGCACGTAGAGAAAGTAGCTGAATGGATATTTAGCAGAATCAACTATTTGGGTCAATTAGAGCATGTTACTATTTAA
- a CDS encoding substrate-binding domain-containing protein: MKVKALTTTIISTLLFSGAALANDPIRMGVVVKVGGIPWFNAMEKGIELEAEKHGIDAWMIGPTAADPAQQVRAIEDLIAQKVDVIGVVPNDPTVLEPVLKKAQEQGIKVIVHESPNQKFADWDFELADAKIYGETYAKELARCMGEEGKYVTYVGGLTVQLHMDWHEAMVDYINEHYPKMTQISDPFGVAESVDDTMRTTNDLFAKYPDLKGIVGFGSQGPIGAARVVQRQNKIDQTCVLGPFSASQGQRLVKSGALKGGFIWNPLTAGEVFVRIAEMTMNNDNIKTGMTIEGLGPVVVTDNNIYGNKLEPLNEENLPRLVALGL, encoded by the coding sequence ATGAAAGTGAAAGCTCTGACTACGACAATTATTTCTACTCTTCTTTTTTCTGGTGCCGCTTTAGCGAATGATCCTATTCGCATGGGGGTTGTTGTAAAGGTTGGTGGTATCCCTTGGTTTAATGCAATGGAAAAGGGTATTGAACTTGAAGCTGAGAAACACGGTATTGATGCGTGGATGATTGGCCCAACGGCAGCCGACCCAGCTCAACAAGTACGTGCAATAGAAGACCTAATTGCGCAAAAAGTGGATGTTATCGGCGTTGTGCCTAACGATCCAACCGTGCTAGAACCTGTTTTAAAGAAAGCACAAGAACAAGGCATTAAAGTAATTGTGCATGAGTCACCGAATCAAAAGTTTGCTGATTGGGACTTCGAGTTAGCAGATGCAAAAATCTATGGCGAGACTTATGCGAAAGAACTTGCACGTTGCATGGGGGAAGAAGGTAAATATGTGACTTATGTTGGTGGATTAACAGTGCAATTGCATATGGATTGGCATGAAGCAATGGTCGATTATATTAACGAGCATTATCCCAAAATGACTCAAATATCTGACCCGTTTGGTGTGGCAGAATCTGTTGATGACACCATGCGTACAACAAACGATTTGTTTGCAAAATACCCTGATCTGAAAGGTATTGTTGGATTTGGTTCTCAAGGCCCAATCGGTGCGGCACGTGTGGTTCAACGCCAAAACAAAATAGATCAAACATGTGTCCTTGGTCCATTCTCTGCAAGCCAAGGTCAACGCCTAGTAAAATCAGGAGCCTTAAAAGGAGGATTTATTTGGAATCCACTCACTGCAGGTGAAGTATTTGTTCGCATCGCTGAAATGACAATGAACAACGATAACATTAAAACAGGAATGACTATAGAAGGATTAGGCCCTGTGGTTGTGACTGATAACAATATCTACGGTAATAAATTAGAACCACTCAATGAAGAAAACCTACCGCGCTTAGTCGCATTGGGTCTATAG
- the rbsK gene encoding ribokinase, with protein sequence MNQKGRVCVFGSFNIDAVVNVPRFPKPGESLIAHDSMTGLGGKGINQAIAASRAGARIHFIGKIGTDEYTDICHRMLDNAGLEIFTLFTAENVPTGKALIFVSDDGAENMIAVHPGANMTITHEEVERALKVVEASDILLTQLENNIDALQALIEKAHRESVYTIVNPAPYQPIPEPLFAKIDLITPNTTEAELLTGIEVIDRTSAEKAAAVLHQKGVENVIITLGSKGALLSHEGRTQLVPCIPADAVDTTGAGDSFNGALAARLADGDTLEKAVIFASAYASCAVEKHGTALTMPTMEEAQKKMSAYCEFV encoded by the coding sequence ATGAACCAGAAAGGACGTGTATGTGTATTTGGATCATTCAATATTGATGCTGTAGTTAACGTCCCACGTTTTCCAAAACCCGGAGAGTCTCTCATTGCTCACGACAGCATGACTGGCCTTGGTGGTAAAGGTATCAATCAAGCCATTGCTGCTTCTCGAGCTGGTGCTCGAATTCATTTCATTGGAAAAATTGGTACAGATGAGTACACCGACATTTGCCACCGTATGTTAGATAATGCAGGGTTAGAAATTTTCACGTTATTTACGGCTGAAAATGTACCCACTGGTAAAGCGTTAATTTTTGTTTCTGATGACGGTGCCGAAAATATGATTGCGGTTCATCCAGGTGCCAATATGACGATCACTCATGAAGAGGTTGAACGTGCACTGAAAGTTGTTGAAGCCAGTGATATTTTACTCACTCAACTTGAAAATAATATTGATGCTTTACAAGCGCTAATTGAAAAAGCGCATCGTGAATCTGTTTATACCATTGTTAACCCGGCACCATACCAACCAATACCAGAACCGCTCTTTGCGAAAATTGACCTCATTACTCCTAATACAACTGAAGCTGAGTTGCTTACAGGTATTGAAGTTATCGATCGTACTAGCGCAGAGAAAGCTGCTGCGGTGTTACATCAAAAAGGAGTAGAGAACGTCATTATTACTTTAGGATCAAAGGGGGCGTTGTTGTCACACGAAGGTCGGACGCAGCTTGTTCCGTGCATTCCCGCTGATGCCGTTGATACCACTGGCGCTGGCGATTCATTTAACGGTGCATTAGCGGCTCGTTTAGCTGACGGAGATACTCTAGAAAAAGCGGTCATATTTGCTTCGGCTTACGCCTCTTGTGCGGTAGAAAAGCATGGTACAGCATTAACCATGCCAACAATGGAAGAAGCACAGAAGAAGATGAGTGCATATTGTGAATTTGTTTAA
- a CDS encoding ABC transporter permease — MDKFKRVLPKSVEAWIIVVIALMVLFFSSLSDNFLTLRNFLDLAESYSVTGIFALGLFVVLVTGGIDISFAAIASVTQYMVVTIAMSLGIESPLLSLVICIVLGIGFGLINAVLIYYFNIISIIITISMQSVLFGLLMWITKGHSLYDLPGWLLDWYTVFPFEWNGQSYQLGVPLTVLIVMTFFTWFVLTKTNLGRKIYATGGDPESARRIGINVGVIHLIAYGFCGAMASLGGLVQIYRASEVVPNALVGTELDVLAAVVLGGASLSGGKGTVWGTLMGVFLIGLLKNGLNIIGVSNYFSDVAVGLVIIAAIVITHYGKRQETNVGFS, encoded by the coding sequence ATGGATAAATTTAAACGGGTGTTACCCAAATCAGTTGAAGCTTGGATTATCGTCGTCATTGCACTCATGGTGTTGTTTTTTTCAAGCTTAAGCGATAACTTTTTAACGTTACGCAACTTTCTCGACTTGGCGGAAAGTTATTCCGTGACCGGGATCTTCGCCTTGGGGTTATTTGTTGTATTGGTAACTGGCGGTATCGATATCTCATTCGCAGCAATCGCATCAGTGACACAATACATGGTGGTGACTATCGCGATGAGCCTTGGTATTGAAAGCCCGCTGTTGTCCTTGGTCATTTGCATCGTACTTGGCATTGGCTTTGGTTTGATCAATGCGGTGCTTATCTACTATTTCAATATCATCTCTATCATTATCACTATCAGTATGCAATCGGTGCTGTTTGGGTTGTTAATGTGGATAACCAAAGGTCACAGCTTATACGACTTACCAGGTTGGTTATTAGATTGGTACACCGTTTTTCCTTTTGAGTGGAATGGACAATCCTATCAACTTGGCGTACCTCTCACTGTCCTTATAGTAATGACATTCTTCACTTGGTTTGTACTGACGAAAACCAACCTTGGTAGAAAAATTTATGCCACGGGTGGTGATCCAGAATCAGCTCGTCGCATCGGTATTAATGTGGGTGTCATTCATCTTATCGCCTACGGTTTTTGTGGTGCGATGGCGTCACTCGGTGGGTTAGTACAGATCTATCGCGCTTCCGAAGTTGTCCCAAACGCCTTAGTTGGAACCGAACTGGATGTATTAGCAGCGGTGGTTTTGGGCGGTGCAAGCTTATCTGGTGGTAAAGGGACAGTATGGGGAACGCTTATGGGCGTATTCTTAATCGGTTTACTTAAAAATGGCCTGAACATCATCGGCGTTTCAAACTATTTTTCCGACGTGGCAGTGGGCCTCGTCATTATCGCGGCGATTGTCATTACGCATTACGGCAAACGTCAAGAAACTAACGTCGGCTTTAGTTAG
- a CDS encoding ABC transporter permease: MKFVNKLGETTLSLLGLIAIVVGVFSFLIPGKFLASVTFSSMAFQLPELGLITLGMFIAMLSGGLNLSIITTSNITALFIAWILVHFMPAEAGLVTQSVFLTIGLIGAIIIAIAVGWLSAYFISRIGIHPILVTLAVMTTLSGLGIWLTHGAAISNMPEVVLFIGNGTWMGIPVSLLLFLAVSFALYVFLEKTHHGKAVYLIGSNINATYFSGINTHRVMAHVYIISNVLCVLAGLVMMARFNSARMGYGDSYLLVTVLAVILGGTDPFGGFGKVLDVVLALVVLQVISTGLNLMGVSSHFSLAMWGLALIFVLVYRFLKNKHADSLKLKLASKKPKVADETVRG; encoded by the coding sequence ATGAAATTCGTAAATAAATTGGGTGAGACTACCCTAAGTTTACTGGGATTAATTGCGATTGTCGTCGGGGTATTTTCCTTCTTGATCCCAGGAAAATTCCTTGCTTCTGTCACGTTCAGTAGCATGGCATTTCAATTACCAGAGTTGGGACTCATTACTTTAGGCATGTTCATTGCGATGCTTTCAGGTGGTTTAAACTTATCTATTATTACCACCTCAAATATAACCGCCTTGTTCATTGCTTGGATATTAGTCCACTTTATGCCAGCGGAAGCAGGGTTGGTCACGCAAAGTGTGTTCTTAACGATTGGGTTAATTGGCGCAATTATTATAGCAATCGCGGTTGGATGGTTATCGGCTTACTTTATCTCCCGCATCGGTATTCATCCTATCTTAGTGACACTGGCGGTAATGACAACACTAAGTGGCCTAGGTATTTGGCTCACCCACGGCGCCGCCATTAGTAATATGCCAGAAGTGGTGCTCTTTATCGGTAATGGTACTTGGATGGGCATACCTGTCTCGCTGTTATTGTTCTTAGCCGTGTCGTTTGCACTGTATGTCTTTTTAGAAAAAACACATCATGGCAAAGCGGTCTATTTAATTGGTTCGAACATCAACGCAACGTATTTCAGTGGCATCAATACACATCGAGTCATGGCACATGTTTACATCATTTCTAATGTGTTATGTGTGTTGGCGGGGCTAGTCATGATGGCTAGATTTAACTCAGCTCGCATGGGATATGGTGATTCTTATCTTCTGGTCACAGTATTGGCCGTCATTCTTGGCGGGACGGACCCTTTTGGTGGTTTCGGCAAAGTGCTCGATGTCGTGCTTGCTTTAGTTGTGCTCCAAGTTATCTCTACGGGACTCAATCTGATGGGGGTGTCTTCGCACTTTAGTCTCGCGATGTGGGGCCTCGCGCTCATTTTTGTCTTGGTATACCGCTTCTTGAAAAATAAACATGCAGATAGTCTAAAACTCAAATTAGCATCAAAAAAACCAAAGGTCGCCGACGAAACGGTGAGAGGATAA
- a CDS encoding FGGY family carbohydrate kinase — protein sequence MSYVVGIDVGTQSAKGLLMNRKGEIIEQASSAYPLSQPYPLWAEQNPDDWFNAVAEIIHEILAKVDGNDVRALCVSTLYGGAGVPVDRSITPIHPCLIWMDRRATDQVDKINQNVDTQRLFSVSGNGCDSYFGYTKMLRLKEHKPDVWQKTHYFLPPNSYINYRLTGEIAIDHSSAANIGGLYDMHNRDWSEETASLLGIPLSMMPQRLLYSGEVVGHLTNEMSTLFGLPNTLPVLAGGVDAAMSTYAAGVCGPGEHVAMIGSSMCWGFIHHEANAKNGLVSMPHVVNGHQGIYMFGGAMTAGASVSWFINNFCALDKHLSQQTGENVHALLTAKYVALISRFFDGLFYRLRFYIALSF from the coding sequence ATGAGTTACGTTGTTGGTATTGATGTTGGTACTCAAAGTGCCAAAGGCTTATTGATGAATCGAAAAGGAGAAATAATAGAACAAGCTTCTAGCGCATATCCGTTATCTCAACCTTATCCTTTGTGGGCTGAGCAAAACCCCGACGATTGGTTTAATGCAGTTGCAGAAATAATTCATGAGATCTTAGCAAAAGTTGACGGTAATGACGTTCGTGCTTTGTGCGTGAGTACACTCTATGGTGGTGCGGGTGTTCCAGTGGACCGCTCTATCACGCCAATTCATCCCTGTTTAATTTGGATGGACCGCAGAGCAACTGATCAAGTCGATAAAATTAATCAAAATGTGGATACCCAACGGCTATTTTCTGTGTCTGGTAATGGTTGTGATAGCTATTTCGGCTATACCAAAATGCTTAGGTTGAAGGAGCATAAACCGGACGTTTGGCAAAAAACGCATTACTTTCTACCGCCCAATAGTTATATAAACTATCGCTTAACTGGCGAGATAGCGATAGACCACTCTTCGGCAGCGAATATTGGTGGCCTCTATGATATGCATAATCGAGACTGGTCAGAAGAAACCGCTTCTTTATTGGGGATCCCTCTATCAATGATGCCACAACGACTCCTTTACTCAGGCGAAGTAGTCGGTCATTTAACCAATGAAATGTCAACATTGTTCGGACTGCCGAACACATTACCTGTCTTAGCAGGAGGCGTGGATGCGGCTATGTCAACCTATGCCGCTGGGGTTTGTGGTCCAGGTGAGCATGTCGCTATGATTGGGTCTTCTATGTGTTGGGGGTTCATTCATCATGAAGCCAACGCTAAAAATGGATTAGTTTCCATGCCACATGTAGTGAATGGTCATCAAGGGATCTATATGTTTGGCGGTGCCATGACCGCTGGCGCAAGTGTTAGTTGGTTTATCAATAACTTTTGTGCTCTTGATAAACATCTGTCTCAGCAAACCGGCGAAAATGTTCACGCACTATTGACCGCAAAGTACGTTGCACTGATTTCGCGCTTTTTTGATGGCTTGTTTTATCGGTTAAGGTTCTACATTGCTCTTTCATTTTGA
- a CDS encoding HipA N-terminal domain-containing protein — protein MDRKVKVLLYGKFCGVLSQNEQGFIFEYEPSYKGRSLSLSMPVADGPFESKELHPFFLSIAPEGWLKKRYSELQKIDENDPLGMLLSNGKNLLGAVQLLRLEDHESEQ, from the coding sequence ATGGATAGAAAAGTAAAAGTTCTTTTGTACGGTAAGTTTTGCGGTGTATTGTCTCAAAATGAACAAGGTTTTATATTCGAATATGAGCCTAGTTATAAAGGCCGTAGCTTATCGCTGAGTATGCCTGTCGCCGATGGGCCATTTGAGAGTAAAGAACTCCATCCTTTTTTCCTCAGTATTGCCCCCGAAGGATGGCTAAAGAAGCGCTACTCAGAACTACAAAAAATTGATGAAAACGATCCACTAGGTATGCTTTTATCCAATGGCAAAAATTTACTTGGCGCTGTCCAACTGTTGAGGTTAGAAGACCATGAATCCGAGCAATAG